Proteins co-encoded in one Dyella japonica A8 genomic window:
- a CDS encoding tetratricopeptide repeat protein: MEEVAADVHQKIEDLSSEGDRLAGLSQFEDAFKTYSDAWQLIPEPKTSWDASTWLLVAMGDAAFLAGKFITGRNTFGYALHCPNGFGNPFIHLRLGQCELELGNVDDAVENLTRAYALEGKEIFERDDPKYFTFLQSTIEPPASGIW, from the coding sequence GTGGAAGAGGTTGCAGCGGATGTACACCAAAAGATCGAGGACCTCTCATCAGAGGGGGACAGACTTGCCGGCCTCAGCCAGTTTGAGGATGCCTTCAAAACTTACAGCGACGCCTGGCAGCTGATCCCAGAGCCGAAGACCTCATGGGACGCAAGTACGTGGCTCCTGGTCGCCATGGGTGACGCCGCGTTCCTCGCTGGTAAGTTCATAACCGGCAGGAACACATTCGGGTATGCGCTTCATTGCCCGAACGGATTTGGCAACCCATTCATTCATTTGCGACTCGGTCAATGTGAGCTTGAACTGGGCAACGTCGATGATGCGGTGGAGAACCTGACGCGCGCCTACGCGCTTGAGGGAAAGGAAATTTTTGAACGGGACGATCCCAAGTACTTTACCTTCCTGCAGTCAACGATCGAGCCGCCCGCGTCCGGTATTTGGTAG
- a CDS encoding LysR family transcriptional regulator, giving the protein MLSDDELDLLQAIHSSGSLSRAAMLLGKAPSTVSHAARQLEARFDALLFDRRRYRMQLTPAGKLLAEESARLAQDVSRLTRRVRQVAGGWEDRLWIVTDEILEFETLVPVIRAFDALRSEVPLRFTHEVLNGTWEALRDGRADLVIGATNAPPSIPDLRWEELGVMEWVFAVAARHPLAKVAGPLEQQQLLPYRAVVVADTARGLGSHSFGVVGGQATLAVPSMHAKILAQRDGLGIGWVPRQRVQSLLKRGELVEKTMAAPRDPNRLFVGWRGDHRGRALDWWLDQLRQPRLAKKLLQGVDAWR; this is encoded by the coding sequence ATGTTGTCAGACGACGAACTGGACCTTCTGCAAGCCATCCATAGCAGCGGTAGCCTATCGCGGGCGGCCATGCTGCTGGGCAAGGCCCCTTCCACCGTGTCGCATGCCGCGCGCCAGCTGGAGGCGCGCTTCGACGCGCTGCTGTTCGATCGCCGCCGCTACCGCATGCAACTGACGCCGGCCGGGAAACTGCTGGCGGAAGAATCCGCGCGGCTCGCGCAGGACGTCTCGCGGCTCACCCGCCGGGTCAGGCAGGTGGCTGGCGGGTGGGAAGACCGCCTGTGGATCGTCACCGACGAAATCCTCGAATTCGAAACCCTGGTGCCGGTGATCCGCGCGTTCGACGCGCTGCGCTCCGAGGTGCCGCTGCGCTTCACGCATGAAGTGCTCAACGGCACCTGGGAAGCCCTGCGCGATGGTCGCGCGGACCTGGTCATCGGCGCCACCAACGCGCCGCCGTCCATCCCCGACCTGCGCTGGGAAGAACTGGGCGTGATGGAGTGGGTGTTCGCGGTGGCGGCCCGCCATCCGCTGGCCAAGGTCGCCGGCCCGCTGGAGCAGCAGCAACTGCTGCCCTATCGCGCCGTGGTCGTGGCCGATACGGCGCGCGGCCTGGGCAGCCACAGTTTCGGCGTGGTCGGTGGGCAGGCCACGCTGGCGGTGCCGAGCATGCATGCGAAGATCCTCGCCCAGCGTGACGGCCTGGGCATCGGCTGGGTACCGCGCCAGCGCGTGCAGTCCCTGCTCAAGCGCGGTGAGTTGGTGGAGAAAACCATGGCGGCACCGCGCGACCCCAACCGCCTCTTCGTGGGCTGGCGCGGTGACCATCGCGGCCGCGCGCTGGACTGGTGGCTCGACCAGCTGCGCCAACCGAGGCTGGCCAAAAAGTTGCTGCAAGGGGTGGATGCGTGGCGCTGA
- a CDS encoding SDR family oxidoreductase — protein MTRFADKTVLVTGGSSGIGLAAAKAYAAEGARVVITGRDAAALAQAAAAIGPQTIALSNDAGSLPAARTLAGELTQRGLRLDAVFINAGIAKFADLKNADEALWNQIFDTNVKGPYFQLQALLPLLNKGAAVVINGSINAHIGMPNTSIYGASKAALVSLARTLSAELLPRGVRLNVVSPGPVSTPIYGKLGVDASALDAVAAQIQAQIPLGRFGTPEEIAATVLHLTAAESAYIVGTEIVVDGGMSQL, from the coding sequence ATGACTCGCTTTGCAGACAAGACCGTACTCGTTACCGGCGGCAGCAGTGGCATTGGCCTGGCCGCTGCCAAGGCCTACGCCGCCGAAGGTGCGCGCGTGGTGATCACCGGGCGCGACGCCGCTGCCCTGGCGCAGGCCGCCGCGGCCATCGGGCCCCAGACCATCGCGCTGAGCAACGATGCCGGTTCGCTTCCGGCCGCCAGGACTCTCGCCGGCGAGCTCACCCAGCGCGGGCTGCGGCTGGACGCGGTGTTCATCAATGCCGGCATCGCCAAGTTCGCCGACCTCAAGAACGCCGACGAGGCGCTGTGGAACCAGATCTTCGACACCAACGTGAAGGGTCCCTACTTCCAGCTGCAGGCGCTGCTGCCGCTGCTGAACAAGGGGGCGGCCGTTGTGATCAACGGTTCGATCAACGCGCACATCGGCATGCCGAACACCTCGATCTACGGTGCGAGCAAGGCGGCCCTGGTGAGCCTGGCACGCACGCTGTCGGCGGAACTGCTGCCGCGTGGGGTGCGGTTGAACGTGGTGAGCCCCGGCCCGGTCAGCACGCCCATCTACGGCAAGCTGGGTGTGGATGCCTCCGCGCTGGATGCGGTGGCCGCGCAGATCCAGGCGCAGATTCCGCTGGGCCGCTTCGGCACGCCGGAAGAGATCGCCGCCACCGTGCTGCACCTCACCGCGGCCGAGTCGGCCTACATCGTCGGCACGGAAATCGTGGTGGATGGCGGCATGAGCCAGTTGTAA
- a CDS encoding 2OG-Fe dioxygenase family protein → MHTHADSFASTLPGQLTSPGFAFVEGDAMKPLLTAVGQLSDWAAFVDSWNQLEPDPYLAAKGRFRRRRHATFSATADGPVLPEPHQAHYQSLQYNALQGDIQRWFEPITAPVANGASLRTILAFCHRLFGEVAPTALRWHIEVHQFRIEATADTAGEPTPEGSHRDGVDYVLVLLVNRQNIASGTTTIHTPDGRLLGDFTLTHPLDAALIHDPSVYHGVTPVRPLEADKPAFRDVLVVTFKASASHAA, encoded by the coding sequence ATGCACACTCACGCCGATTCGTTCGCTTCCACGCTGCCTGGCCAGCTGACCTCTCCCGGATTCGCCTTCGTCGAGGGCGACGCGATGAAGCCGCTGCTCACCGCCGTGGGCCAGCTCTCGGACTGGGCAGCCTTCGTCGATAGCTGGAACCAGCTGGAACCGGATCCCTACCTGGCCGCGAAGGGACGCTTCCGCCGCCGGCGCCACGCGACATTCTCCGCCACCGCCGACGGCCCCGTGTTGCCCGAGCCGCACCAGGCTCACTACCAGAGCCTGCAGTACAACGCCTTGCAGGGCGACATCCAGCGCTGGTTCGAGCCGATCACCGCGCCAGTGGCCAACGGTGCGAGCCTGCGCACCATCCTGGCGTTCTGTCACCGGCTGTTTGGCGAAGTGGCGCCAACGGCGCTGCGCTGGCATATCGAGGTGCATCAGTTTCGCATCGAGGCGACCGCTGATACCGCTGGCGAACCCACGCCGGAAGGCAGCCACCGCGATGGCGTGGACTATGTGCTCGTGCTGCTGGTGAACCGGCAGAACATCGCCAGCGGCACCACCACCATCCATACGCCCGATGGGCGCCTGCTGGGTGATTTCACCTTGACGCATCCGCTGGATGCCGCGCTGATCCACGATCCCAGCGTTTATCACGGCGTGACGCCGGTGCGGCCGCTGGAGGCGGACAAGCCCGCGTTCCGCGACGTGCTGGTGGTGACCTTCAAGGCGTCCGCCAGCCACGCGGCGTAA